Genomic segment of Malania oleifera isolate guangnan ecotype guangnan chromosome 7, ASM2987363v1, whole genome shotgun sequence:
atatatatatagatacctTTTTATACCAAGTAGATGAAACACATCCATACATGCTTTTTCTCCAACCTACAATTAGTTTTAAGATTTAACTTGAATAATAAGAGGTCAAATTTCTAGGGCTTCACATAATTTCAGTTACAAGTGTTATCAGAAGAATATGCTGAAAAATTCAACTATGctagcattatatatatatatatatatatatatatatatatagatacctTTTTATACCAAGTAGATGAAACATATACAAACATGTTTTTTCTCCAACCTCATCTCGTCagccactttggacactatagTGCGATATTAAATTCAAAAGAATGAAAGCTGCCCGCTTATTGACACATCCCTGTGAATTCATTGGGATAAACGCTAAGCAAAAATCAAACCCATAACTCTTATCAAATCCACAAATAATCCTTCCAACTTAAATCAGATGAATGAAAATGATGACTTACCTCCAATTCAACAACTTGAATTAGGTTTGAGAATTTGATAAAAAATGTCCAACTACTCAAATATTCATCACTTCCATAAAATTTATAATTAGAACTACTAAATAAATAAACGTACATATATTGTAGTACTAACATGCCTGCACGAGCATAGGCCAAAATAAAATAAGATGcgcataataataatgattaaaagtTAATGAAGTGAAAAAATAATTAAAGCTTTAATTAATTACCTCTCCTCAGAGATGAGGATCCAGCAGCAGGCGGTGCACGGTACTCATGAGCTGCTGCAAATTTCCCACGGGGAACAGTACTGCTTATACATGCCATCAATTCTTCTCCTTCACTACGGGCTAACTTACCCCAGCCGCCCCCTTCACCGCGGCCAGTAGTAATCGCAGTCTTCTTGCCTTTTTCATCTTCTGAACGGCGGCCCCCCTTCTGGCCGGCGGAACACGGTGAGGAGGAGGACGACGATCCCATGGTACCATAAACCGTCATCAATTCACTCAGTAAACCATCCTCATCGCCGCCGATGCACGCTACCGGCCAACTCTGGGCGGACGCCATCACCTCCATCTCCCACAACGGATCCGCCATCGTCGTGAATTCACTCAGTAAGCTATCCTCGTCGCCGCCGCCGCACACTCCCGGCCGACACAGGGCGGATGCCATCACCTCCGTCTCCCACTCTGTGGTCATCAACGGCGCCGCCGCAGTCCAAAACACGTCTTCACCGCCGACGCTGTAGTCCCACACCGGGAACACCCCTTCCTCCTCGCCGAAACTATACTCTCGCTGATTCTCCATCTCGCTAGCTCTTCTTTGCTTGATAACCAGGAGAGGGCAGAGGGAACAAATTAACCCGTATCAGTATTTGTCAAGGATCGAGCAGAGGCGGTGTATAattaaattaaaaggaaaaagaCAAATAGCTGGGCGTTCTGGTGAAGATATTAAAATGACAtaaaatagttataatatatctataaattatatatatatatatatatatatatatatatattcatcgaTGCATTTAAGGTTTCAGTTATAATTGAGTAGAGCAGGAATCATGTTTCTATGTCCGAATTGAATACTGGCAGGGTGAACAGTCCACCCCATGTATCCTTTTAAACTACCAAACTCCATAAGTTTAAATTATTGAGAACATAAATCTTATGCTAATTAACAGTTGGCCAATCATTTAATAcatgagaaaaaataaaattttatttttaataaaataatattaacttAAATAAATTAAACTAAAAAAATTGACCAATATAATATCttgaaaacaaataataaaattgaaaacttAATCGATTCTCGAATTGAATGGTTTACTGGTCTACTCTCTTTGAATCAATCAATTCACATAAGTATtatcataaaataattttattattatttttaaaattttaaaatatatataaataaagataaaatgatatcaacttaaataaattaaatcaaaAAATTGACTAGTGTCATATCTTGAAAAGTGAATAAATGAATTGGAGATGTAACCAATTTTTGAATTGAATAGTTTACTGGCCTTATTGTTTTGGATCAATCAATTGATATAAGcataacaaaataatttttttattattttaaaattttctaaaaatatataaaaaaaataaaaaatactaataaatgaTAACAACTGCTTAGTAATTATAGTATTATAAAATGTTTGTTAGGTGTTCATAAAAATTCAAATGACTATACACatcataaaacaaaaaaaaacataattcaatatttttaaattcaagtaacctaTCAAACATAAtactaaaaaaatataaactaaaatttaaaaattcatactTCATAAATCAAAATTACTTATCAAACATTatgctaaaaaaaaaacataactaaaaattttaaatttatatttgaaaaatttaaattataaagttGAATGTCAGTTATTTTTTATGTAAAATATGAGTACTAAATAGATAAAGAACATCCAAATTTATGTTAATTGATACCAATTCACCaatcttttttatattttatccaagttgctatattattaaatatgagATTCAACTCAACTTGAATAACAAGTAACAATTTGACTAGCTGGTTAATATGagtatatttttaaattgtaatttaattttaaaaatatatttagtcatttaagTAGCATGTAAATGGTATATACCAAATTTTGGAACAATACAATTATTTAagaatttttttctaaattattagaTTACttaatttacatatattttaaattttttaaataatagtttaagtATATTATCATGCGCTTGACATAAACCAGTCAAACTGGTTAAATCGAAAATTGTGTTCACAATTCATTTACAAGTTCAATTTCCAAAAATATTCTACTTAACTGAACAATTTTTTCGACTTAATTTATTAAACTAATGTCATTTTCTTAGGTTATCTTTGTTAGAATTAGTGCATTCCTAAGAGGGGGCGgagatgaattggatatttaaaaaatttatttttaggtaTAACTATCCagcaacagtatatacacaacttaGGATCTGTCTAAGTATTTCCCAATATCACAAATATTATACTGAGCAgatatttaatcaatttaaagcaatctcagtatatcaaacattcagcgcaataaatattaatatacaggtgcaaaaagtaaattgcggaaaataaaactgacacaaaaaatgttatcagggttcggccaattatgcctacgtccccgtctcagCTCacaaacccaaggattccactaatgctcacttaacgggtggagcggcaccggttacaaccaagtcaaattaccagggctgacctcaacctttacacactctccttacggggcggagaaggccttaCCGATCCTTATGGGTTAGATTAAACCCCTTAAGTCACACCTGAAATACAATCAGTAAATACAAATTTCGTGTACAAGAtaaatgcttctccaataagcaaatttgtactaatatcaatcaatgcacaacaAGCAAATAAGAACTATAAGTTTAGTACAATACTtgtgtaataacactcaatctaatatcaatattcaatcaagagcAAGAGTGTACTAtaataatatctttgaaataatatatgtaaatatttcaaccacaagtagggtttcaaaaatttagaaaatataaccaaatatctcaaaaagattttcaggaactcaagcacaagagatatttaaaaccaatcttgtaaaaaatattttcttaaaacaaaCAAGACAAGCTCAAAAGTCTGGCaataagaatgcaaagactcacaagtttAACAAGTtcccccaaaaatgaatttatgaattaaattacTGGGGAGAACTTtctaggcttactctcactaaaatcaaaaatcaaactaCACATATGAAAGTATGAGCTTGTATAAATACTATGGAGtaactcaagatactctcacttaAAATGGTTTTTCAAGGGAATGAGTAAAAGTGAGAAGTATGGCTTGAATATGAATGTGGAGCTCAAAGgattttagaaagaaaaatatttaattaaaaaccctaatctctacttaatcttgcaaatgaggctatatatatagacatgcccaaaatttttaccgttggggacataggggtaataattaaatttgttttaaaacttgtttaagccaattaaccctgatttacccttaTTAATCCGCGATAAaaattggccaacccgagagttttgctAAACTGAActtaggttcagtcgcccaaacagacacatgaagaaaagtgcTTTTTATGTGTTTGGGTGCCCGAAAAATGGTTCGGGTGGCTGAGTCTAAGGCGATTTCCAACCTACTCGAGGTTCAGTAGCCTGGGCCTAAGTTCGGTCTTGTCAAACTTCAACTTTTGGTCACCTGAGGTAAAAATGACCAtaaagttcgggtgcccgggttGTTGGAAAAGTTAAGATTaaatgttcagtcgaccgaagacACTTAGTTCATTTCAGTTCGATTGCCCGAAGTTAGGTCAACGTTTTGTCTTTTCACACTTTCGCTCGACATAGGCGTTTTCAATGCCAagattcggtcacccgaacccctTACATATTTAAGACATAAGTCATATTTTAAATCATGAGTTACCCTTGATTACATAGTTGATAGTGAGAATTTTCCTAAGTGCTAGTGCAGGgacctaagatctttctaaggtCGTTTCGAGCTTtagttcttacatgcatgatatgcattactTATTACAGACTTTGGCTTAATAAATATTATAGACctgaattaaaataaatataaaatacaagtgttaaacattttgggtcttcatttcccttcaaGTCTCCATATGACGCCACATGATTTGCCAATACATGCAAAactgatcttgcacacaaactcggcaaacattaaataccaaggtatttgtcataatcaaaacgggatatgacctataaggtcaacaatctccccctttttgatgatgaaaaatacatcatgcaaaagtgggtatagccaagaaaagctccccctaagaatatgcataaaggaaaTTTAAAGCACAAGCATTTATCCATTTACCAagttttgcctacttctccctctttttggcaacagcaaaaagggccaaggAAAAATTGAAGCGTATTGGCAAACAATGGATAAACATCATTCAAATACAAGATTAtggttgaaaaaaaaatttagaaatttcagcaacatgTCTATGAAagtggagcatttcccaaaaaaaaaaaaaaaaaaaaaaaaaattgtatttcaatgATCTGATTGAGTTCAATTATCCACAGTAATCAACTTAAACATCCCAGTATGGatcaaaataataaacaaaagtATAACTTTCAATCATCCAAGAGATAGAATAGctatacaatgcaaaatgaatgacaaagataacctcataaagtatgaaatacagcaattaagcacacaaactgtaaccagaaaaacacaaccacaatAATCCTAAAGATATCAGACAATTTACAGCAAGGAACATATGGCTACGCAAATGACTGTGgtaaaacaacatatttcaacttaaaaaTTTCAATCAAGCCAATAGAGAATTACAACAAAGATCTATGCCTCAAAAGTTGGTGAGCAAATCAAGATGGAATTTTATTTTGGATGCTTCCCCTATCAATTTGATTTATagtttagatgaaataaatttcTTATACTTTACAAGGAATTGATTTCATTAGATATGTCAAAGTATAAGCAAGCACTCAAacaattcttcaacaactataccgGATATTTCTTAACCATATTCATATCTATGATCAGTATAGtcgtccctatagaccatagatgtaTAAGAGAATATGTATTAAGACATGCTatgtagttcatgacccaagaacatttcatatcaaattcaggatataatgttcaaggatatcagaagagcctcaagaTTTCAATAGACAAAAGTGATGCATGACGAtcatttatgttctttttatagggatggagcttaacTCCCCTAAATGTtcttgatgattatgtaaggatgaaatttaatattcaattgatttgcactcatcctttcaaaaatatttcaatatttattttattataatcatctttgacACAAGGTTTTATGTTAGGAAAAGTTTattgaaatttcgacagcatgtcatctgtaaatcggacatttttccataaaacctgtacctaaaaTGTGGTTGTTTTTGGCAGATAAATcatattaagcatgcaacaacctaaaaacaACTACTAGCATGTAGTTCACATCCAccgcatctgccatgcaggaggcatttaacACAatcatgcaatcaggtagcagtcaacaaatcataatatataatctatccatcaaagaatataagcAGTAGATAACAGAGGATAGTTATAAATTCATTGTAGTATTTACATGAACATTTAggcataaaataaataataataaaaatgagagcattttaatttatataaccacgaaagaatatatgctcctcATGAGTTATGCACTtgactcattttatgcctttctttcatcttcaagttcaataaccaTGAGTTATAATATTTCAGTGATTTtggcttggctttgagttcttaaacttatcggaccaaaaagacacaatgaatattcaaaaaggtgataagcctatgtctgcctcttttcttatgaatcttaacacgtgagaggcccaagttcaaatgacttttcatttttaaAGTTAGTGCATAGGTTTCCAGtcatatgttgaaacctataacaatcatattagccattcaacttcattgAAGGATATAAAGTTCTAAAAGTTTTGacttaaattttgagagcttatgaaggaatttgaataaatactcttaaggattaaatttctattaaaatCAGAAGAGGATTTATTACAAGTGAACATGAATTAAAGTATTTTCGTGGAAGTAATCATGTctaggcttgggcaaagagcatattggagaatatgaatatttttgaaCAATGCTTTTTGGAGAATGGCAAGTACCCTTTGGATATAATTATGATTTCTATCAGGATACGAGCCAATGGATGGATGGAACTTCACCAGATGTGATTGTGGTTTGGCAAGGAGTTCCTATGAAGGAGATGGTGAACGAAAATAAaagatttttatatttcaagTACGAAgggaataattttatgaaaactaGATGAAaacttgattcccttagtggatgcctctaatttggttgaGAAAGGATGTCTTGTTAATTAGCACTAGTGGATATGGAATTGattatcattggtgcttatacctatAATGATGACcggattttgattaatgagattagggtaaagttat
This window contains:
- the LOC131159819 gene encoding uncharacterized protein LOC131159819 isoform X1 — its product is MENQREYSFGEEEGVFPVWDYSVGGEDVFWTAAAPLMTTEWETEVMASALCRPGVCGGGDEDSLLSEFTTMADPLWEMEVMASAQSWPVACIGGDEDGLLSELMTVYGTMGSSSSSSPCSAGQKGGRRSEDEKGKKTAITTGRGEGGGWGKLARSEGEELMACISSTVPRGKFAAAHEYRAPPAAGSSSLRRDGSINTISTECGGAAVNPPLEFLNDTDGGIREREREEGNVVIEKEYRVLRKKQRDKWTARIRAPHKRYRLSRHVSLPQSSGNGVRRRCCPFQGRHG
- the LOC131159819 gene encoding uncharacterized protein LOC131159819 isoform X2 codes for the protein MENQREYSFGEEEGVFPVWDYSVGGEDVFWTAAAPLMTTEWETEVMASALCRPGVCGGGDEDSLLSEFTTMADPLWEMEVMASAQSWPVACIGGDEDGLLSELMTVYGTMGSSSSSSPCSAGQKGGRRSEDEKGKKTAITTGRGEGGGWGKLARSEGEELMACISSTVPRGKFAAAHEYRAPPAAGSSSLRRGATRNRF